A genomic stretch from Mycobacterium cookii includes:
- a CDS encoding potassium transporter Kup: protein MSAPPAAGGAQAVRLAVVVGALGVVFGDIGTSPIYTLATVFNPSDPHPVPLNIDNVYGVVSLLFWSVMTIVTLTYVTLVMHADNDGEGGIMALITLLRRFGGTGGRRTVAALAALGIFGASLFFGDSMITPAMSMMSAVEGLKVVEPSLAEWVVPITAVISLVLFAVQRYGTHAVGRLFGPVMIVWFVSIGACGVKGILGHPQILKALSPTYAATFVVGHARIAFFALAAVVLAVTGAEALYADMGHFGRKAITRGWLFVVLPACILSYLGQGALVLGDESKASAPFFLLTPHWAQLPMVLLATAATVIASQAVITGAYSVASAAAHLNYLPRLRITHTSESTMGQIYVPWINGLLMVAVLILVFAFRSSAALAYAYGMAVTGTITITTLLFFYTARKRWHTPLWLIVIGAGLLLTVDLLFLAANLTKLVHGAWLPLLIAVAAFTVLSTWQRGQEIVTRARTKAEGPLREFVDRLAHTRPPLARTKGTAVFLNRGKETTPLAMRANCEHNHVLHEHVIIMAIDTLPVPRVAESERTEVDDLGYGDDGIVHLTAYFGYMEAPDVLGVLRLLDPSQTEGQIDVDGASYFLSDIELTMGSAKNMAPWRKHLFIATSHMTADAAYYFGLPPDRTVVMGSRIEI, encoded by the coding sequence GTGTCAGCGCCTCCCGCGGCCGGCGGCGCTCAAGCCGTTCGGCTGGCCGTTGTGGTCGGCGCGCTCGGGGTCGTGTTCGGCGACATCGGAACCAGTCCGATCTACACGCTGGCGACCGTCTTCAACCCCAGCGACCCGCACCCGGTGCCGCTCAACATCGACAACGTCTACGGCGTCGTGTCACTGCTCTTCTGGTCGGTGATGACCATCGTCACGCTGACTTACGTCACGCTGGTGATGCACGCCGACAACGACGGCGAGGGCGGCATCATGGCGCTCATCACGCTGCTGCGGCGCTTTGGCGGGACAGGAGGACGCCGGACCGTCGCCGCGCTGGCCGCGCTGGGTATCTTCGGCGCGTCGTTGTTCTTCGGCGACAGCATGATCACCCCCGCGATGTCGATGATGTCGGCGGTCGAGGGTCTCAAGGTCGTCGAACCCTCGCTCGCGGAGTGGGTCGTTCCGATCACCGCGGTGATCAGCCTGGTGCTGTTCGCGGTTCAACGCTACGGAACGCACGCCGTCGGTCGGCTGTTCGGTCCGGTGATGATCGTCTGGTTCGTCTCGATCGGCGCCTGCGGCGTGAAGGGCATCCTCGGCCACCCGCAAATCCTCAAGGCGCTGTCGCCGACCTATGCGGCGACGTTCGTGGTCGGGCACGCCAGAATTGCGTTCTTCGCGCTCGCCGCAGTCGTGCTCGCGGTGACCGGCGCCGAGGCGTTGTATGCCGACATGGGCCATTTCGGTCGAAAGGCCATCACCCGGGGCTGGCTGTTCGTCGTGCTGCCGGCATGCATTCTCAGTTATCTCGGCCAAGGCGCGCTGGTGCTCGGCGACGAGTCTAAGGCGAGCGCCCCGTTCTTCTTGCTCACCCCACACTGGGCGCAGCTGCCCATGGTGCTATTGGCAACCGCCGCAACGGTTATCGCATCTCAGGCGGTGATCACCGGGGCCTATTCGGTGGCATCGGCAGCCGCTCACCTGAACTATCTGCCGAGACTGCGAATAACGCACACCTCGGAGTCGACGATGGGCCAGATCTATGTGCCGTGGATCAACGGTCTGCTCATGGTCGCGGTGCTCATTCTGGTGTTCGCCTTCCGCAGCTCGGCGGCGCTGGCCTACGCGTACGGCATGGCGGTCACCGGGACCATCACCATCACCACGCTGCTGTTCTTCTACACCGCACGGAAGAGGTGGCACACGCCCCTGTGGCTCATCGTGATCGGCGCCGGGTTGCTCTTGACGGTGGATCTGTTGTTCCTCGCGGCGAACCTGACGAAACTGGTCCATGGAGCGTGGCTGCCGTTGCTCATCGCCGTGGCTGCGTTCACCGTGCTGTCCACGTGGCAGCGCGGACAGGAGATCGTCACCCGAGCGCGGACCAAAGCCGAGGGACCGCTGCGTGAGTTCGTCGATCGGCTGGCCCATACCCGGCCCCCACTAGCGCGCACCAAGGGCACGGCTGTTTTCCTCAACCGCGGAAAAGAGACCACGCCCCTGGCGATGCGGGCCAACTGCGAGCACAATCACGTGCTCCATGAACACGTGATCATCATGGCGATCGACACCCTGCCGGTCCCGCGCGTAGCCGAATCCGAGCGAACCGAAGTCGACGACCTCGGCTATGGCGATGACGGGATCGTTCACCTCACCGCCTACTTCGGATACATGGAAGCGCCCGATGTCCTTGGCGTGCTTCGCCTTTTGGACCCTTCGCAGACTGAAGGCCAGATCGATGTCGACGGCGCTTCGTACTTCCTGTCCGACATCGAACTGACCATGGGTTCGGCGAAGAACATGGCGCCGTGGCGCAAGCACCTCTTCATCGCGACGTCCCATATGACCGCCGACGCCGCCTACTACTTCGGTCTGCCCCCCGACCGCACGGTGGTCATGGGTTCGCGGATCGAGATCTAG
- the pgm gene encoding phosphoglucomutase (alpha-D-glucose-1,6-bisphosphate-dependent), with protein sequence MVANPRAGQPAQPEDLVDVPHLITAYYTVEPDPDDVAQQVVFGTSGHRGSALNGAFNEPHIVAITQAIVEYRAADGTTGPLFIGRDTHGLSEPAWVSALEVLAANDVVAMVDSADRYTPTPAVSHAILTYNRGRSDALADGIVVTPSHNPPYDGGFKYNPPNGGPADTDATNAIAKRANEILRNGETVKRVPLARAMQRAQRHDYMDSYVDDLPNVVDIDAIRKAGIRIGADPLGGASVDYWAAIGERHRLHLSVVNPLVDPTWRFMTLDHDGKIRMDCSSPDAMASLIANRDRYQIATGNDADSDRHGIVTPDAGLMNPNHYLAAAIDYLYTHRPSWPAGIAVGKTAVSSSIIDRVVAGIDRKLVEVPVGFKWFVDGLIGGTIGFGGEESAGASFLRRDGSVWTTDKDGIILALLAAEILAVTGETPSQRYQELTAKYGAPTYARIDAPAGREQKARLAKLSADEVTATELAGEQITAKLTTAPGNGAALGGLKVTTANAWFAARPSGTEDVYKIYAESFRGPDHLSDVQRAAQQVVDKVIG encoded by the coding sequence ATGGTGGCCAACCCGCGTGCCGGTCAGCCGGCCCAACCCGAAGACCTCGTCGACGTGCCGCATCTGATCACCGCGTACTACACCGTCGAGCCCGATCCCGACGACGTCGCGCAGCAGGTGGTATTCGGCACGTCCGGCCATCGCGGCTCCGCGCTCAACGGCGCTTTCAACGAGCCCCACATTGTGGCGATCACCCAGGCCATCGTCGAGTACCGCGCGGCCGACGGCACCACCGGTCCGCTGTTCATCGGCCGTGACACCCATGGGCTTTCGGAGCCGGCGTGGGTATCTGCGCTCGAGGTGCTCGCCGCCAACGACGTCGTCGCGATGGTCGACTCCGCTGATCGCTACACCCCGACGCCGGCCGTCAGCCACGCCATCCTGACCTACAACCGCGGACGGAGCGACGCCCTGGCCGACGGGATCGTCGTCACGCCGTCACACAACCCGCCGTATGACGGCGGCTTCAAGTACAACCCGCCCAACGGCGGCCCGGCCGACACCGATGCGACCAACGCAATCGCCAAGCGCGCCAACGAGATTCTGCGCAACGGCGAGACGGTCAAACGCGTCCCGCTCGCCCGCGCGATGCAGCGTGCCCAACGTCACGACTACATGGACAGCTACGTCGACGACCTGCCGAACGTGGTCGACATCGACGCGATCCGCAAAGCCGGAATCCGGATCGGCGCCGACCCGCTCGGCGGCGCCAGCGTCGACTACTGGGCCGCGATCGGCGAGCGTCACCGGCTCCACTTGAGCGTGGTCAACCCGCTTGTCGACCCGACATGGCGGTTCATGACACTCGACCACGACGGCAAGATCCGGATGGACTGCAGCTCACCGGACGCGATGGCCTCACTGATCGCCAACCGCGACCGCTACCAGATCGCCACCGGCAACGACGCCGACTCCGACCGGCACGGCATCGTCACCCCCGACGCGGGCCTGATGAACCCGAACCACTACCTGGCGGCGGCCATCGACTACCTCTATACCCATCGGCCGTCCTGGCCGGCCGGCATCGCCGTCGGCAAGACCGCGGTCAGCTCGTCGATCATCGACCGGGTGGTCGCCGGCATCGACCGCAAGCTCGTCGAGGTGCCCGTCGGATTCAAGTGGTTCGTTGACGGCCTGATCGGCGGGACCATCGGGTTCGGCGGGGAGGAGTCGGCCGGGGCGTCGTTCCTGCGGCGCGACGGCTCGGTGTGGACCACCGACAAGGACGGCATCATCCTGGCGCTGCTGGCCGCCGAGATCCTGGCGGTCACGGGTGAGACCCCGTCGCAGCGCTACCAGGAGCTGACCGCGAAATACGGCGCCCCGACCTACGCCCGCATCGACGCGCCGGCGGGTCGCGAGCAGAAGGCCCGATTGGCCAAGCTGTCCGCGGACGAGGTGACCGCCACCGAGCTGGCCGGAGAGCAGATCACCGCGAAGTTGACCACCGCGCCCGGCAACGGCGCCGCGCTGGGCGGGCTGAAGGTGACGACGGCCAATGCGTGGTTCGCGGCACGGCCGTCGGGAACCGAGGACGTCTACAAGATCTACGCCGAGTCATTTCGTGGTCCAGATCACTTATCGGACGTCCAGAGAGCTGCGCAACAGGTTGTGGATAAAGTCATTGGGTGA
- a CDS encoding DoxX family protein, protein MARESRISAARFRPAYSRISDALTNLAWLPNLVIRVSVGFMFFSGAVGKLADLGKFTAMFVSLGIPAARVLAPATAVLELVGGAALMLGLGTRLVSLALAGDMVGALITDIGPNLAQKYPRLWDFLSNVFYAPEWLLVGLLLWLLCIGAGKASLDGLISRRLAAPT, encoded by the coding sequence ATGGCCCGCGAATCTCGAATCTCCGCCGCACGTTTCCGCCCGGCTTACAGTCGTATTTCCGATGCACTGACGAACCTCGCTTGGTTGCCCAACTTGGTGATTCGAGTCTCTGTCGGGTTCATGTTTTTCAGTGGCGCGGTGGGCAAGCTCGCTGATCTCGGCAAGTTCACGGCGATGTTTGTGAGCCTGGGCATTCCCGCTGCACGGGTGCTGGCCCCGGCTACGGCCGTGTTGGAACTCGTCGGTGGTGCGGCGTTGATGCTGGGCCTTGGTACCCGGCTGGTGTCGCTGGCACTGGCCGGGGACATGGTCGGCGCGTTGATCACGGATATCGGCCCGAATCTGGCGCAGAAATATCCGCGTCTATGGGATTTCCTCAGCAACGTGTTTTATGCCCCGGAGTGGCTGCTGGTAGGTCTGCTGCTGTGGCTGCTGTGTATTGGAGCGGGCAAGGCCAGCTTGGACGGGTTGATCAGTCGACGCTTGGCCGCGCCGACCTAG
- a CDS encoding NAD(P)/FAD-dependent oxidoreductase — protein sequence MADTHRTRPRSAIVVGAGIVGLSTAWFLQKHGVSVTVVDRTGVAAGASWGNAGWIAPALSIPLNDPRTLRYALRTLPNRAAPVRIPLSTDPTLWRFLLRFAANCRESSWTSAVRANQTLNNECMAAYDELVVNGVDAPVTDAPITALFRSSADAEHLLEQLRRLHDAGQPSSVTELTGAELRERVPLASSDVAVGVRINGQRFVDPGRFVHALASSVVERGGALETIDVADVRTSGRGVAVKPVSGPPLAADVVVIATGAWLPKLVRRWVRVPVQAGRGYSFTVPVQRQVFGPIYLPDVRVACTPLNGKLRVTSVMELRHPDAPVSAGVVDAIVDAAGGFFDGVRWADRDEIWVGPRPLSPDGRPLVGSVLDNRVFVAGGHGMWGMKQGPATGRLLAEQITTGKQPPGLRDFDPLR from the coding sequence ATGGCTGACACCCACCGGACCCGACCGCGATCAGCGATCGTGGTGGGAGCCGGAATCGTGGGCCTGTCGACGGCGTGGTTTCTGCAAAAGCACGGGGTCTCAGTGACCGTGGTCGATCGCACCGGCGTCGCGGCGGGCGCCTCCTGGGGCAACGCCGGATGGATCGCGCCAGCGCTGAGTATCCCGCTCAACGACCCGCGAACGTTGCGATACGCGCTGCGTACCTTGCCGAATCGCGCTGCGCCGGTGCGGATTCCGCTGAGCACCGATCCGACTCTGTGGAGATTTTTGCTGCGGTTCGCGGCTAACTGCAGGGAGTCGTCATGGACGAGCGCAGTGCGGGCGAACCAGACGCTGAACAACGAGTGCATGGCGGCCTACGACGAGCTGGTCGTCAACGGGGTGGACGCGCCGGTCACCGACGCGCCGATCACCGCGTTGTTCCGCAGTTCAGCAGACGCCGAACATCTGCTGGAGCAGCTGCGACGTTTACACGACGCCGGACAGCCGAGTTCCGTCACCGAACTGACCGGCGCCGAGTTGCGCGAGCGGGTGCCGCTGGCGTCGAGCGACGTGGCCGTCGGCGTCCGCATCAACGGTCAGCGGTTCGTCGATCCCGGCCGCTTCGTGCACGCGCTGGCGAGCTCGGTCGTCGAACGGGGCGGGGCGCTGGAGACCATCGACGTAGCCGACGTGCGGACCTCGGGGCGCGGCGTCGCGGTAAAGCCTGTTTCAGGTCCTCCGTTGGCGGCGGACGTCGTGGTGATCGCGACCGGCGCATGGTTGCCGAAACTGGTCCGGCGCTGGGTTCGGGTTCCGGTGCAGGCCGGCCGCGGCTACTCCTTCACGGTGCCGGTGCAGCGTCAGGTTTTCGGGCCGATCTATCTGCCGGATGTGCGGGTGGCGTGCACACCGTTGAACGGAAAGCTGCGGGTCACCAGCGTGATGGAGTTGCGTCATCCCGATGCTCCCGTGTCCGCCGGCGTCGTCGACGCCATTGTCGATGCGGCGGGTGGGTTCTTCGACGGGGTTCGCTGGGCGGATCGGGACGAGATATGGGTAGGGCCGCGTCCATTGAGTCCTGACGGGCGTCCCCTGGTGGGCTCGGTGCTGGATAACCGCGTCTTCGTCGCAGGTGGGCACGGCATGTGGGGCATGAAGCAGGGCCCAGCGACCGGCCGGCTGTTGGCCGAGCAGATCACGACCGGCAAGCAACCGCCAGGATTGCGGGACTTCGACCCATTGCGCTAG
- a CDS encoding wax ester/triacylglycerol synthase family O-acyltransferase has protein sequence MSKPIPPLDLSWLLIESPAGTTHVGAMLLFKKPAGRAPIVREIVEAYRACKPAPPFNYVPELLGRGAPHFREVTSWDPYYHVGHLALPARASYDDLLRLVADLHEPQLDRDRPLFRCWVIDGVSDGMFAIYTKTHHSIIDGESGLKLLYAGLSTSDRRTVPTPAFALGAPAPTPHPPMPLAGRIVDSIRGAITQVEAVNQVSFGALRKVFAGLVGSHLEGSLPFAAQHAPTNEPLKIGRRFATLSLPLEEMREVGRHFGATLNDVAATVVDAGLHNYLREADRAFAHPFIAMCPVSLRADDDTAIGTRVSAMFARLGEPGASVSERIRQVVDSVATCKKELGRLSNEAAMTYAVGLVALAGLGASTHLDRIAHPACNLVISNVAGGKETRYLNSARLLGIYPVSALAASIGLNVTLASYHDNMDFGFVANAAAIDDLPQLARCAREAYEELKEAAGTQSARSKRASS, from the coding sequence ATGAGCAAACCGATTCCGCCGCTGGACCTTTCATGGCTGTTGATCGAGTCACCGGCGGGCACGACGCACGTCGGTGCCATGCTCCTGTTCAAAAAGCCCGCCGGCCGCGCGCCAATCGTGCGCGAGATCGTTGAGGCGTATCGGGCGTGCAAGCCGGCGCCGCCGTTCAACTATGTCCCGGAGCTGCTTGGTCGGGGCGCGCCCCATTTCCGGGAGGTGACGAGCTGGGACCCCTACTACCACGTCGGGCACCTAGCTCTCCCCGCTCGAGCCTCCTACGACGACCTGTTGCGACTCGTCGCCGACCTGCACGAGCCACAACTCGACCGTGACCGGCCGCTGTTTCGCTGCTGGGTGATCGACGGGGTATCGGACGGAATGTTCGCGATCTACACGAAGACTCATCACTCCATCATCGACGGTGAATCAGGCCTAAAGCTGCTATACGCAGGTCTGAGCACATCCGATCGGCGCACCGTCCCCACGCCCGCGTTTGCGCTCGGCGCTCCGGCGCCCACACCACACCCGCCGATGCCGCTCGCAGGGAGAATCGTCGACTCAATTCGCGGGGCAATCACGCAGGTCGAGGCGGTCAACCAGGTTTCGTTCGGCGCGCTGCGCAAGGTGTTCGCCGGTCTGGTGGGATCGCATCTCGAGGGCAGCCTGCCGTTCGCGGCGCAGCACGCCCCGACCAACGAGCCGCTCAAAATCGGGCGGAGGTTCGCGACGCTGTCCCTGCCGCTCGAGGAGATGCGCGAGGTCGGACGGCATTTCGGGGCGACCCTCAACGACGTGGCGGCCACGGTTGTCGACGCGGGGCTGCATAACTACCTGCGCGAGGCCGACCGTGCCTTCGCGCACCCGTTCATCGCGATGTGTCCGGTCTCATTGCGTGCCGACGACGACACAGCAATCGGCACGCGAGTGTCAGCCATGTTCGCAAGACTCGGCGAGCCCGGCGCGAGTGTCTCGGAACGGATCCGCCAAGTGGTGGACTCCGTCGCCACCTGCAAGAAGGAGCTCGGCCGCCTGTCCAACGAGGCGGCGATGACCTACGCGGTCGGACTCGTCGCGCTCGCCGGCCTGGGGGCCTCCACGCACCTGGACCGCATCGCGCACCCGGCGTGCAACCTCGTCATCTCCAACGTTGCGGGTGGCAAGGAGACCCGATATCTCAACAGTGCACGCCTCCTTGGTATCTACCCGGTCTCCGCGCTCGCCGCCTCGATCGGGCTCAACGTCACGCTGGCGTCCTACCACGACAACATGGATTTCGGGTTCGTCGCAAACGCCGCGGCGATCGATGACCTGCCGCAACTCGCTCGCTGCGCGAGGGAGGCGTACGAGGAGCTGAAAGAGGCGGCGGGAACGCAGTCGGCCCGTTCGAAGCGCGCGTCTTCCTGA
- a CDS encoding MFS transporter, which translates to MILVAPRARLTAWRRNSTRLPREAWVLIAANAVAALGYGVVSPVLPAFARTFGVSLGAVTFSITIFSVMRLFSAPPTGLLVQRLGERLVYVAGLLIVSVSTAACAFAQTYWQLLVLRAIGGIGSTLFFISALGLMIRISPPDARGRVAGLFVSSFLIGSVAGPLVGSLTAGLGLKAPFLIYGVSVLITAIVVSYSLRRSTLGAPAEHAEPAVTVRAALRQRAYRASLVSNFATGWAVFGLRMAIVPLFVSDVLARGPRMTGLVLGMFALGNLLVVSPSGYLSDRIGRRSLVIGGLLASGVSTIWLGAASSVPVFLVAACVAGATSGVYSSPQQAAIADILGSTARTGTAVSTFQMMVDLGAIVGSLSVAQIAEHLSYAWGFAVSGVVLLAAGVGWMFAPETRVEGHTPPPSEWETGTASELA; encoded by the coding sequence GTGATCCTCGTCGCCCCACGCGCCCGCTTGACCGCGTGGCGACGCAATTCGACGAGGCTGCCGCGTGAAGCGTGGGTGCTGATCGCGGCGAACGCGGTGGCCGCGCTTGGCTACGGTGTGGTGTCGCCGGTGCTGCCAGCCTTCGCGCGAACGTTCGGGGTGAGCCTCGGCGCGGTGACGTTCTCGATCACAATTTTTTCGGTGATGCGGCTCTTCTCTGCCCCACCCACCGGACTGCTGGTGCAGCGGCTGGGGGAGCGGCTGGTCTACGTCGCCGGGCTACTGATTGTGTCGGTGTCGACCGCCGCATGCGCGTTCGCTCAAACCTATTGGCAACTACTGGTATTGCGTGCGATCGGCGGCATCGGGTCCACGCTGTTCTTCATCTCCGCGTTGGGTCTGATGATCCGGATCAGCCCGCCCGACGCGCGCGGGCGGGTCGCGGGGCTGTTCGTGAGCTCGTTTCTGATCGGCTCAGTCGCGGGCCCGCTGGTGGGCAGTCTTACAGCAGGTTTGGGGCTCAAAGCACCGTTTCTCATCTACGGGGTTTCGGTGCTGATCACCGCGATCGTGGTGTCCTACAGCTTGCGCCGCTCAACACTGGGTGCGCCCGCCGAGCACGCCGAGCCGGCGGTGACGGTGCGTGCCGCGCTTCGGCAGCGCGCGTACCGCGCGTCGCTGGTGTCGAACTTCGCGACAGGCTGGGCGGTGTTCGGATTGCGAATGGCCATCGTGCCGCTCTTCGTCTCCGACGTGTTGGCCCGCGGGCCACGGATGACGGGGTTGGTGCTGGGGATGTTCGCACTCGGCAACCTGCTCGTGGTGTCGCCCAGCGGCTATCTGTCCGACCGGATCGGCCGGCGCAGCCTGGTGATCGGCGGGCTCCTCGCCTCCGGCGTGTCGACCATCTGGTTGGGCGCGGCGTCGTCGGTGCCCGTCTTCCTGGTCGCGGCGTGCGTGGCCGGTGCGACGTCGGGTGTGTACTCGTCGCCGCAGCAGGCCGCGATCGCCGACATCCTCGGTAGCACCGCGCGCACAGGCACCGCGGTGTCGACCTTTCAGATGATGGTTGATCTGGGCGCCATCGTCGGTTCGTTGTCGGTGGCTCAAATCGCTGAACACCTCAGCTACGCATGGGGATTCGCGGTCAGCGGGGTTGTGCTATTGGCCGCCGGGGTGGGGTGGATGTTCGCACCGGAAACGCGAGTGGAGGGTCACACGCCGCCACCCAGTGAATGGGAGACCGGGACCGCGTCGGAACTGGCCTGA
- a CDS encoding TetR/AcrR family transcriptional regulator — MAGTSLDAVMAASQTSRSQLYHYFVDKDALIGEVIKSQLGRVIAAQEPRLREVSSWDGLQRWCDHLVATTRATQGIGGCPLGSLVSELADRSDSARLELARSFATWQSYLSTGLAAMRDNAELAAEADVDELALTMMTALQGGLLMAQTTRSARPLELALDMAIRHVTGYRCSPTADPSVD; from the coding sequence GTGGCGGGAACAAGCCTCGACGCTGTCATGGCCGCCAGCCAGACCAGCAGGTCGCAGCTCTATCACTACTTCGTCGACAAAGACGCCCTCATCGGCGAGGTGATCAAGAGTCAGCTCGGCCGCGTCATCGCCGCGCAGGAGCCGCGCCTGCGCGAGGTCTCGTCGTGGGACGGTCTGCAGCGTTGGTGCGATCATCTCGTGGCCACCACGCGGGCGACGCAAGGCATCGGCGGCTGCCCCCTGGGCTCGCTGGTGAGTGAACTCGCCGACCGATCCGACTCGGCACGGCTCGAGCTCGCGCGGTCCTTCGCCACATGGCAGTCCTACCTGTCCACAGGCTTGGCAGCCATGCGCGACAATGCTGAACTCGCTGCAGAAGCCGACGTGGACGAACTCGCGTTGACCATGATGACCGCGCTGCAAGGCGGACTCCTCATGGCACAGACCACGCGCAGCGCCCGCCCTCTCGAACTGGCCCTCGACATGGCAATCAGGCACGTCACCGGATACCGATGCAGCCCGACGGCAGACCCCTCAGTTGATTAG
- a CDS encoding cyclopropane mycolic acid synthase family methyltransferase: MPAGREKTDLKPDFDNVQAHYDLSDEFFRLFLDPTQTYSCAYFESDDMTLEQAQLAKIDLALGKLGLQPGMTLLDIGCGWGATMRRAVEKYDVNVVGLTLSKNQAIAVDKLFRAMNSPRSRRVYLAGWEQFHEPVDRIVSIGAFEHFGKKRYEDFFSMAHSALPADGVMLLHTIVTASPEESRKRGLQLPAKLLRFILFIMDEIFPGGDLPMVAQVEQHAARAGFRVDRIQPLRPHYARTLDIWAATLQSKREQAIAIQSEEVYERYMRYLTGCADLFRDGYTDVCQFTLAKNG, from the coding sequence ATGCCCGCGGGCCGCGAGAAGACCGACCTGAAGCCGGATTTCGACAATGTCCAGGCTCACTACGACCTGTCCGATGAGTTCTTTCGGCTCTTCCTGGATCCGACCCAGACCTACAGCTGCGCCTACTTCGAGTCCGACGACATGACGCTGGAGCAAGCCCAGCTCGCGAAGATCGACCTGGCACTGGGCAAATTGGGGCTACAGCCGGGCATGACGCTGCTTGACATCGGGTGCGGCTGGGGCGCCACGATGCGGCGTGCTGTGGAGAAATACGACGTCAACGTCGTGGGCCTGACACTGAGTAAAAACCAGGCCATCGCCGTTGACAAGTTATTCCGCGCGATGAACAGCCCGCGCAGCCGACGGGTGTACTTGGCGGGCTGGGAGCAGTTTCACGAACCGGTCGACCGGATCGTGTCGATCGGCGCATTCGAGCACTTCGGCAAGAAGCGCTACGAAGATTTCTTCTCCATGGCCCACTCCGCGTTGCCCGCCGATGGCGTGATGCTGCTGCACACCATCGTGACAGCCAGCCCCGAGGAGAGCCGAAAACGCGGGCTACAGCTGCCGGCAAAACTGCTGCGCTTCATCTTGTTCATCATGGATGAGATCTTCCCCGGCGGGGACCTGCCCATGGTTGCCCAAGTCGAGCAGCACGCGGCTAGGGCCGGCTTCCGGGTGGACCGCATCCAGCCGCTGCGGCCCCATTACGCCCGAACGCTGGACATCTGGGCAGCGACGCTGCAGAGCAAGCGGGAGCAGGCCATTGCGATTCAATCCGAAGAGGTCTACGAGCGCTACATGAGGTATCTCACCGGCTGCGCCGACCTGTTCCGCGACGGCTACACCGACGTGTGCCAGTTCACCTTGGCAAAAAACGGCTGA
- a CDS encoding PucR family transcriptional regulator, protein MRRVHVGAIAWLDAHEEGRNTLAVLEAAIRDIAAAIGTQRPLMQPLGTLSVAAWISTSNSVPSRVLDELRFKTATAPGVRVAIGEPARDIAGFRTSHVEALEAQRIARLARSPEGSITRYGDISLRALATANIDQARDFVARELGALASKDDTTRRLAATVRTYLDENGSRGRTAKRLSIHENTVAYRLRQAEEQLGRSVDKRTLELRVALALADLVDDTPAHP, encoded by the coding sequence ATGCGCCGGGTGCACGTCGGCGCGATCGCTTGGCTGGACGCTCACGAAGAGGGCCGCAACACCCTTGCCGTTCTTGAAGCTGCAATCCGCGACATCGCCGCGGCGATAGGCACCCAGCGACCTCTCATGCAGCCTCTCGGCACACTCTCGGTAGCTGCCTGGATCAGCACCAGCAACTCGGTGCCCTCCCGAGTTCTAGACGAGCTGCGGTTCAAGACGGCGACGGCACCGGGCGTTCGCGTCGCGATCGGCGAACCGGCGCGCGACATCGCGGGATTCCGTACCAGCCATGTCGAGGCACTCGAAGCGCAGCGCATCGCACGGCTGGCACGCAGCCCGGAAGGCAGCATCACCCGTTACGGCGACATCTCTCTGCGCGCACTCGCCACCGCGAACATCGACCAGGCCCGCGACTTCGTCGCACGCGAGCTCGGCGCACTGGCATCGAAGGACGACACGACACGCCGGCTCGCGGCAACAGTTCGGACCTATCTCGACGAGAACGGCAGCCGCGGCAGAACCGCCAAACGACTCAGCATCCATGAAAACACCGTCGCCTATCGGCTCCGGCAAGCCGAGGAACAGTTGGGGCGGTCAGTGGACAAGCGCACGCTCGAGTTGCGGGTCGCACTCGCCCTGGCCGACCTCGTCGACGACACACCTGCGCACCCCTAG